cgtctggttggagcggctgagtatttaaactcgaggacacacagtcccagacacccagtcgctgagcacgcagctcaggacaccaagtcctcaccgtattctccttgaactaaggtcacacagacctcgtccaatcactcgtggtaagtctttaggcgacttccaaaccttcacagacttcggtcactcggcgatccacaatttctcttggatgctctagaccatgacgcctaaccgtctggaagaagcatagtcttcaaaggtaacaagcgtcggatccacgcaggatcaatctcttcaatgatgctcaatcactttgggtttgtaggtgtttgggtttggggttttcctcactcgataattttcgctcaaagtcctcggaggatgggttgctctcaaatgacaagtgtcagtttctctcggagcagccaaccagctagtggttgtagggggcggctatttatagcctagggagcagcccgacatgataagacataaatgccctttgatgatatgaccgttaggtggataagatattttgggacagctagcgcgcagcatagcaacggtcggaattttgactctcaaattcctcagggctatcatgttcctcactgtgtaggcaatccgcactggcgaattcctaactcctcagtcagaataaattcctcagcgaccagaagaacttcgtctctgtcactgaagaaattgactgaactgtatgagatttccaatggcttcactcgaagggattggtaggtgtgggattttgagttgagcatcatatggaaatttttccttagtatttcctcgacctcctttaacagtacggtgtttcctatggctcaagaaggagaaaaacaaaactatgaaaacgaaagtcttcaagcttcatattccttgcatgaatatcaagtcttcacggacacaccaatttcttcactttcaaagtcttcatgaaagtcttcaggaataccaaaatcttcagtcgaagatattcatttttaggggtcgactttctctgtaaatatcaaactcctcatagacttatagacatgtgtacactcataaacacattagtcccttaacctataagtcttcaatacaccaaaatcactaaggggcactagatgcacttacaatcagtTTGCATCTTCTATTGGAGTTGCACTTTTACTTCTTCGTAAAATTTTGCTTGTAGGATTTAAAACTATGGTTGATGATGCACTTTTTATTGGTAGAATTATGAAAATTATGTGCAAATGCAGCTGTACCGCCGGCCGGTATTACATCAGTTTGCATCTTTTATTGGAGTTGCACTTTTACTTCTTCGTTTTTACTTCTCCGTTCTGCATCACCTGTTAGAGTTGGCATTTTTTGAAGATGCAAAAAGCACCTTTTGGTTTTTACTTCTCCGTTTTTTTACCATAAAACAGTAAGGCAAAAGCCCTACTATGTGCCATTTTCATATAAATAAACAGAAAGTAACATAGTCTTTACAATGGTTGATGGGGAGGCAACCAAGGACTTATTAAATTACATAGTGAGAAATGAAGAAAATTAAATATTGTCAATCCAAGATGACATGCCCTCCTTGAGACTGGGTTTAGCTCTCGGCATTGTTAATTTGAAAGATCTGATAAAGTCATATCTGCATTCATTGATTGATCATGGGATTCCATCAAATATCAGGCCATTTCTTTGATTCCATATACTCCAGCAACCCACAATCATAATTTCCATGAAGTATTGAAGATGATATCTTTGTTGTGCTTCGATTATCATATCATGAATGCTCAGATCAGTGTTCCATTCAAAACCAATGTTCCACCAAAATCCCTGGCTAAATGGGCAGGAAAATAACAGATGCATTCTGTCTTCCATATCCTCAGCATTACATAATACACAATGAGTGGAATCAAGATGCATATTCTTCCTGGTCAGGAGATTACATGTGTTTATTCTGTCATGAAGTAGGAGCTAACAAAAGAATTTATGTTTTGGTAGGCAGCAAGTTTTCCATATCCATTTGAAGGTCACATTGGCATCCTCATTTCTCATTAAGAAATTATAAATCCTCTTGGTCATATTTATACTGTTGCTCCAAGAGAAATTTCATATATCATGATCATTATTCAATCTGATGCTAGTTGGTCAGATAGAAGATGAAATTGCTGGTGTGCAGTAATGGACAAAGGCAGCTGGAACAAATTGTAAAGATTTTCAGTACCTTTGGCTGCCCCAATAGATATTTTCTCCTAAAGGCAGAAAGAGTGAAGCTCAAGGTATTTCAACTTCATGATCTCTCCATTCTATTTGTTATCCCACGGCATGGATGAGTTTCCTGCTTTGATCACACACATGCTATCATCTCTTTAAATAGGTCTGACATTTTCATGCAGTCTTTCCACTAATTGATCCTTTATTGGGGTTTGTATGAGGAGCTTCATTATTCTGATAATGTGCCTCCCAAATTAATTTGACCCATGGAATATCCATCTTATTGTAGAATTTGTAGAGATGTTTGATAAGGAGGACTTTGTTTTGTTCTCTCAAATTCAGTACACCAAGGCCTCCTTGATTTTTTGGCTTGCAAATCATATCCCAGCTGGCAAGGCATTTACTTCTCCGTTTTGCATCACCTGTTGAAGTTGGCATTTTTTGAAGATGCAAAAAGCACCTTTTGCAGATGTAAGAGTTGGCACTTTTTTGAAGATGCAAAAACCACCTTTTGGAGATGTAAATTTTTATATGTCCTGTTTTACTTCTGCAAATTTGCGCTCTTATGTCACTGTTATATCACTGTGAGGCAATCTCAGGTCTGCTATTCAGCTTTTCCAACCCAAATGCGACATGGGCCCGCTACAAGAGCATCTCGTCCCATCAACCCGTTGTGGGAAAAACTCAACATATTCCACCGACATGGGTACAAAGTAAAATAACAATGCGCATAAGATAGGGACTGCATTCCTATTTACTACTCCATCCGTCcggaaaagcttgtccctcaaatgaatgtatTAATGCTAGAGGGGCAActtttttcggacagagggagtatttcgtCCCTGGATTGAAATGGACGAATAGTAAGTGATCGAAAGAAGGATCCCTGTATTTGGCTTGCTAACTAACCCCTCTTTTCGTTGCTCTCCAGTGGAAAACGAACGAAATAACACACTTTAAGCCGTGGAACTCGAGCCACGCATTTACAACATCACCAAACCTCAAGGAATAAGTGAACTATGTACATTTGTTTATACATTAAGTCAGCTCTTGTAAATCATTTTCCTTCCTGTGCTGAACTGAAGCTTTCGGGGCAGGAGCATTGTGCTCTATATAGTCATCCAAAGCTTCCTCCTCATCGTCTGAAGATAGAAGCGATGGCCCCATCCATGTTTTGAAGCCATCGTTTACACGCCTCTGCGCCTCTGAGGTCACCTCAATTGTGGTCTCGAGCATCTCAAGGCCCACAATATGGCTAGCATAATCGCCCTCCGCTGCCGCTTTCCTTCTCAAGAAGAAGGCTGTACCACCGTAAAGGATAACTAAACCCCATGCTGCAATTTCGTAGCACCAGAAGAGAGGAATCGAGCAACTACTTCCAAGGGCCAGAAGCATTGATCCAAAGACTATTGCCATGAGACCAAATATGAGGGCGAAAGCTGCATTCACTATAGCCAGGCAACGCATACCACCTGCAGTTCAAAGTTGATATTAATTATCTATGACAAGTATGGTTATGTGTGCGTAATAGGTCCTACACAAACTGATATGGAACTAATACTACCAAGCTGCATTAGAAAGTGTAAAGCACAGCTATATGAAATTATCAGCCATATGAAATTATGTCAATTTATAACTGATGTGGTGATAAGTCGTTTTATATTTGATCAGAACAAATCTGCAACATGATCATGGCCATCGGATGGTACAAAAGATTCAAGAGACAGAGTCATCAAAAACAGTTGGCTCCCCATTCTTACGACATGCCAATGCAATTAGTATAAATATATGAGTATTTCTTCATTCAAGCTCCTCATGATCTTGTGGAATCTCTGCCTTTACAAAGCAATGGAAGTGATGTTCACGAGAGTGAACAATCTCTGAGACTTGTCATTGCCAGAGTAACTGTTGCAAACTAATAGCAAAATCTAGTAGGTGCAAATCCAGAGATATAGATTTTCTCCACTTATAACTGTGTTTAATACTCCTTCCGTccaataatataagagtgtttttataCTAAACTAGTGTCAAAAACAATCTTATATTATGGGGTGGAgggtgtcaaaaatgctcttatattatgggacggagggagtagttaatacTACTGTTAAGCAGAGAAGGATTTGTTAACGTAACTCACCTTACGGCTGGAATGACATGGCGATTGTGATGATACCAAAGGTGAACTCCCAGAAAAGGTGACGCAATTCAGGCCGATAAGTCTATGCAACGCTGTttataaagtactccctctgtaagctaatataagagtgtttagttcactactttagtattctaaacgctcttatattagtttacggagggagtacttcctaaGATGGTAGGGGGCAGTTTGAAGCTAATCTTGCCAGAGGTGATCAGTCCGACACAGATCTGCCACAGGTGATCAGCCCGACACAGATTGCATTCATGCCAGGGCGACTGATTACAGATAATGTCCTGGTGGCCTACAAAAGCTATCACACCATTAAGAATAAGAGGGAAGGGAAAGGATTGTGTGCTTTAAAACTGGATAAGCACAAAGCCTATGATCGAATTGAGTAAACATTCTTAAAGGAGATAATGTTGAAACTGGAATTCCATGAGAATTGGGTCAATCTCATGATGCATTGCGTCTCAACAATGGAGCACCGTGATCGTTTCAACTATGAGACCACGAGTTTTTAACCTACAGGGTACTGAGGCAGGGAGATCCCTTGTCACCCTACCTCTTCCTGCTATGCACAGAGCACAGAGGGACTGACTGTTATTATCCCACGAAGAAGAAAATGGGAATTTGCATGGTATTAGGGTATGTCAGAATGCTCAGGATATCAGAAATCTCTTGTTTGCGGATGATTCCATGATTCTTATGAAAGCCCATAACCAGAATGTGGAGTGTTCAAAATCTCTGCTCGAGTCTTGTTGCGAGGACGGCCAGAGGGTGAGCATTGAAATATCCAGTGTTTTATCTTCAGCCCCAATACTGAAGTGGTGTTAAGGGGCATATTTGTAGAACCCTGAACGTTACGACTGAGGCACTTAATGACAGATACTTGCGGTTGCCAGCTACAGTGGGCAAGGACAGAACTGACTGCCTTCTGTGCCTAGTTGATCTGAGTGAATCGGAGGATTAAGGAGTGGAATGAGAGGTTTTTATGGGCTGGAGAGTAAGAAGCCCTTCTCAAGTCAGTTGTACAGGGTTCTCAAACAAAATCTTGCACTTCCAGTCCCATGTCGGAGCCGATCCCGGTGCCTGCTGCCACCTCCCTCCACAAACTAACTCGTTCCGCTCCACCTTCCCCAAGCCTACTCACACCGACTACCCCCCGTGAGCGTGTCCTTTGACTTTGCCACAGTGCTGCTTGGATCGGCGGGCAAAGACTTGGTGCTTTCTGCCCGGAGTCGGTTGACTCTAGGAGGCGCCCTATGGCCGAGGTGTATGGCATGGTGTCTGACCTCAGAGGGAAGCAGGTCGTCGCAGATCAAGGTGCTCTATCTTTCAAGGCTATCGTCAATTGTGGTTGCACCAAATCCCATCCTCTCAAACAGCTCATCGAAAGGAGGAGGGATGGAATGAAGTCAGGAATAAGCAGGGTAGTCGCTCTTCCAGAGAGCccccacaaacacacacacaccccacccaCCACCACCCACATTACAACTTGATTATGGACCGACACGGAGGACTGGCGTGGGAAGGACGCCAGCAGCACGCAGCACTGAGACGAGCGGCAGTCAAACCAGCAGCACTCAGACGCCACACAACCAGGCGTTGATCTGCAGGCAAAGCAGCGGACCAGAGCGAGCATGAGCTGGTCGACCTGAAGGGCGACCTGGTCCAGTGGGGAGACCTCCAGCAAGAGACCTGCAGGGCGGAAGACCTGGACACGTGCAGCCGCTCCTGGCCTGGTCAGGAGCATTGACCCTTAGGGGCGACGCAAACACGTGGAACCAGCACAGCTGGATCTGGACGGGAGAGCGCAGAGGCAGTGGGCATCGGGTGGCACGTCGGGAGCAGCACGCAGTGGCAACGGCGGTGGCCAGCGCGCAGGTCGTCAAGCTGGAGTAGAGGCGGCCGGATCAGGCCCTAGCAGCCTCCGGGCGGCTGAGGGTGGAATCCGGCGGATGGGGCGAGGATCCGGCGAAGTGAGGCAGCGCAGCCTGATCTGGAGGGCGGCGGGACGAGGCGTTGACCAGCGCGAGCGTCATGGCGAGCGAATCGGGTTGGGAGCCTGGAGCGCGGGGCGGGCGACCTGGAGCGGATCAGGTCGGGTCGCTGCACTGGATAAGGTCGGGAAGCTTGgaggacatggttaggagtgtacctatTGGCGAGAAGTTCTTCATAAGAGGAAACCTTAATGGCCATGTGGCTACATCTAACATAGGTTTTGAAGGGACACATGGGGGCATTGGATATGGCAGCGGGAATCAAGGAGAGGATGTATTAAGCTTCGCTTTAGCTTACGACATGATCGTAGCTAACACCCTTTTTAGAAAGAGAGAATCCCAtctagtgacttttagtagtggacAACACTCTAGTCAGATTGATTTCCTCCTCtcgagaagagagaagagaagacaGACGTACTTGCCTAGATTGTAAGGTGgaacctggagagagtgttgtccctcaACATAGACTTTCGCTTTCGAATTCGTTCCAACAGGATAAGCGcaccaaagtcgctagaacgaagtagcggaagctcaagggggaggcagCTCAGGCTTTcaaggagagggaggaaggaggtgaTGCAAACAATATgcggatgaagatggcgacttgcattcgaaAGGTAGCTACAGAGGAGTTTGGGTTGACCAAGGGTAGTACAAGCGAAGCTaaagatacctggtggtggaacgatgatgtccagaaggctatTAAGAAGAAAGATTGTTTCAGACACCTACACCTAAATAGGAGTGTAGACAAGATAGAGAAGTACAAGGCGGTGAAGAAGACTGCAAAGCGAGTTGtaagtgaagcaaggggtcgggcgtacGAGGACCTCCACCAGCGTTTAAACACGAAGGAAGAGGAAatggacatctataagatggccaaaatctaagagaggaagacgagggccGTCAACTAAATCAAATGCATCAAAGACGGAGCATATCGACTTCTGGTGAAGGACAAGGAGATCAAGCATATATGGCGAGAGTACTTCGACAAGTTGTTCAATGGAGAGAATGAGAGCTCTACCTGTTAAGACCGGCATATTAGGAGCTTAGCCCAGTTAGTTGTGGCCCagtttatcttatcgttattaggggcttagcccaattatcttattaggaggattatataaactcaTGGACCCGTTTTGGgattaagcaagaagcaatcatattttctcggcttccttagggagccgagagacctaaccctagctgccgctgctctctctctctctctctctctctctctctctctctctctctctctctcgcgcgcgcgcgcgcaacaacggcgccccagcgccggcgaccacgccttcctccacgccatccctccttccacccctacaacctaagaccacgccctggtagggatccggttcctaccaatttggtatcagagAGCTTCGGTGCGATCATGtcctcgccgccacccaccccgACCCTTCCACTGCCGATCGCGACGACCGCCCCGATGGCCACCACGGCCAGCGCCCCGCTCTTGCCGGTGCCGGTCACCTCCGCCGCGCCTGTCCCGGTCGTCTTCACCCCGGAGCAGATGACAGCTACCATCCGGGATCTCACCCAGGCGGTCACGGGCATCTACACGTTCCTCGCGAGATCCTATGGGCCACAGCCGCCTGTGCCCTTCGCCATCATCccgccaccgcagccgccgccgtgGTAGCCGTCGTCCTCGGcgacccccgtcgccgccgccatgcagcagctgccgtggcagccgccacCAACGACGAACCCCAGCAGGGGCAACAGCTGCAGCTGCCGCCACGGGCGACCGCGGCCCTGGGCATCCCGACGACGGGCCCGGCGGTGCCCATCCACCAGGTCCGGTTCCCCCGTCGCCGTCTCCGTTACCGGTCTGGCTCGCTGGGTCCCTTGCACCGGTCTACACGACGGCCTCGGTCGGCCGCACGTGCTGCCTCCGCCGGTGACGCACCCAGCCATGCAGTTTGGGAGGTCCTCGGGCTACGTCGAGCCCTTCGCCAGCATCGACGGGCCCCTGTTCCAAGGCGGCACCCTGATGCCCGCCTACTCGGCATCGTCATCCTCGTTGCGCCGTGCTGACGAAGTGCACCCGCCCGTCGTCCATGTCCAGACGCCGCCGAGATTCTCCAAGCTGGAGTTCACGACCTACGACGGCACCGTCAACCCCCTGAATTGGCTCAACCAATGCGACCAATTTTTCAGGGACAACGCATGCTCGCGTCCGACCGCACCTGGATCGCCTCGTATCATATCCGAGGAGCTGCGCAGACGTGGTACTACACCCTCGAataggacgagggcggcatgccaccaTGGGAGCGCTTCCGCGAATTGTGCCTCTTGCGCTTCGGTCCGCCTATACGCGGGAGCCGTCTGGCGGAGCTTGGGCGTCTTTCGTTCCTAACCTCGGTGCAAgacttcgccgaccgcttccaggcacTGGCGTGCCACGCCCCTGGCGTTTCGGCTCGTCAGCGGGCTGAGCTCTTTGTCGGCGGCCTACCGGACCACATTCGTGTGGATGTGGAGATGCGCGGGCCACAGGACCTCCAGAGGGCCATGTACTAGGCCCGCGCGTTCGAGCGTCGCGCGGCGGCCATCCAGCAGGGGCCACCGCCCCGGGCCGCCACCCTGGACGAAAGTTCCCACGCAGGGTCTGCCTGCCCAGGCTTCCGTGGCGCACATCACCGCGGCTGCGGcacgcccgttccgccggctcaccccggccgagcaactcgagcgtcgccgccaagggttgtccTTCAACTACGACGAGCCCTACGTACCGGGCCATGTCTGCccacgactcttctacctggaggctgcagactacattgaggaggacCCCGCTGCCGCcgggctcggcgaccagcccgcccCAGTTGGCGCGGAGGTGTTTGGCGACCGTTGATCTGCCCCGCCTTctagctcgaggacgagctgtttgtgcaggcggggagagatgttatgaccggcatattagggacttagcccagttagttgtggcacagtttatcttatcgttattaggggcttagcccaattatcttattaggaggattatataaactcgtgtaaggacctgttttgggattaagcaagaagcaatcatatttgcttggcttccttagggagccgggagacctaaccctagccgccgctgcgctctctctctctctctctcacgcgcgcATGCAACGACGGCGCCCCAGCGCCGGCGACCACGCCATCCctccttccacccctacaacctgaGACCACGCCCTGGTAGGGATCCAGTTCCTACCACTACCATTAAGTTGGACGACTCCTTCGACAATACGAAGAGACGTTTTGTGCGACAAATCTAGGAGCCCGAGGTTTGGGAgactttaaaaaggatgaaaggaggcaaggcaatgggccctgattgtatccccattaaGGTGTGTAGAGGCCTTGGGGGCATAGCGATAGTAGGAAGAGGATTTGGAGCACTCAGGTGCGCTCCAACCCTCCTATATGAGtattaaattcaaaaaaaaacatgaGAATTTCAAAAAGAAACTGGAATTTTGGGATATCAAACCTAGGCGCCAAATCTACACCAGTTTAATCCCAAAACTGCAAGGTTCTTTTTATTTTCTTGGTATTTTTTAAATTTAATAGTTATATAGGGGTAAGGAGCTCATGTGTATTTCCCAGCGATGGTATGGCTAACTAAACTTTTCAATCTCATTTTTTGGTCAGACAAGATGCTCGAAGAATGGAGGCGgggtatattagtaccaatcttcaagaacaaggggatgTTCAAAGTTCTACTAATTACTGTGGAATTAAGATGATgggccatacaatgaagctatgggagggagtcattgagcaccgcttaagaagaatgacaagtgtgaccaaaaatcagtttggtttcatgcgtGGGAGGTCAACCATGGAAGCCATGCTCTTGGTACGACAATTTATGGAGAGATaaagggagcaaaagaaggacttgcatatggtattcatc
Above is a window of Triticum aestivum cultivar Chinese Spring chromosome 6B, IWGSC CS RefSeq v2.1, whole genome shotgun sequence DNA encoding:
- the LOC123137191 gene encoding uncharacterized protein, which produces MPRGEYEALRDEERALPLAAAAAACVAFATVAAVGISLGIVFPAEPADRPFCRERRMLEALPAAASSREEEPEAYRYRGGAFYMTTAEAADFYWMVVLVPSAVLFAASAAYLVSGISVAYAAPRRHPFICTVENNFCASRRGGMRCLAIVNAAFALIFGLMAIVFGSMLLALGSSCSIPLFWCYEIAAWGLVILYGGTAFFLRRKAAAEGDYASHIVGLEMLETTIEVTSEAQRRVNDGFKTWMGPSLLSSDDEEEALDDYIEHNAPAPKASVQHRKENDLQELT